A genomic stretch from Styela clava chromosome 5, kaStyClav1.hap1.2, whole genome shotgun sequence includes:
- the LOC120343837 gene encoding uncharacterized protein LOC120343837 — translation MQSVEVGSFGQSENVVNSDDNDVINNDATDKPICESFPLLSQESQQMGANAEMHSVGLCFSSPFQSENFVVPDGIDVINEDRTNGKTGENGLPSTAIYSLSDLDIAFQILDKNVRKNVMGFNTHVFCLPFEECDKIDHAVSTSSGQIRAGFAKWKEVNGKEATVELLIRMLRSHDRNDIADKMTEELGIVYNTGFLDVKLLNKAFQIFERAIKDKKHAVRFFRVQLQLNEREISDSQKRDTTHLVLQCLNIWKEKQGNNATVGHFMKLLKNASLTYIAEEISREVQVSSNEGEPKDAVNTIIQSPDIGSSHRQSTEIAGDDDMPSSHRGNIIPEIKDKNSEDALGTRPKFQVLSSTRQSQSVTADVAKIPLFNSGVIKSGKGGMCKGSYRGNTIAESKSYDRSSSAREAQNVTEEFGAKLPSFNSGDIKPITKDSYTEDKKIEYKEIDFIDESGTGKRSRSASGFTHSTSMNGKEPRKKQNKSIQAALLITNHGNNSSDSGIQTGTFSIHEDGDASNKANPSENDCTQESGSAETVPKSHDRDATNSQETRPKVIDDDIPSSTAHSDMRVEFRKDSNRIKIEGLGIEPDENREYTVKSTDDDKVYGDVDNNEDDPNGTFVVLDK, via the exons ATGCAGTCTGTCGAAGTTGGTTCTTTTGGCCAATCAGAAAACGTTGTGAATTCAGAcgataatgacgtcataaataatGATGCGACGGACAAGCCAATCTGTGAAA GTTTTCCATTGCTCTCCCAAGAATCTCAACAAATGGGGGCAAATGCTGAAATGCATTCTGTGGGACTTTGTTTTTCCTCCCCCTTCCAATCAGAAAACTTCGTGGTTCCAGACGGTATTGACGTCATAAATGAAGATAGGACTAACGGGAAAACTGGTGAAA atGGATTGCCATCCACAGCAATATATAGTTTATCCGATTTGGACATAG CATTTCAGATTTTAGACAAAAACGTTAGGAAAAATGTTATGGGCTTCAACACGCATGTATTTTGTCTGCCTTTTGAAGAATGTGACAAAATAGACCACGCAG TAAGCACGTCATCGGGGCAGATTCGTGCTGGATTTGCCAAGTGGAAAGAAGTAAACGGCAAAGAGGCCACTGTAGAATTACTTATCAGAATGTTGCGCAGTCATGACAGAAACGATATTGCAGACAAAATGACGGAGGAATTAGGCATCGTTTATAATACAG GTTTTTTAGATGTGAAACTTTTGAATAAAG CTTTTCAAATCTTCGAAAGAGCGATCAAAGATAAAAAGCATGCTGTGAGGTTTTTCCGTGTTCAACTTCAATTGAATGAAAGGGAAATTTCCGACTCGCAAAAAA GAGACACTACGCATTTGGTACTACAATGTCTCAACATTTGGAAAGAAAAGCAAGGCAACAATGCAACTGTTGGACACTTCATGAAGCTATTGAAAAATGCATCATTAACGTATATTGCTGAAGAAATAAGCCGAGAGGTTCAGGTTTCTTCCAATGAAG GTGAGCCTAAAGATGCAGTAAATACAATAATACAGTCTCCCGATATTGGAAGTTCTCATAGACAGTCAACAGAAATTGCAGGTGATGATGATATGCCATCGTCCCACAGAGGAAACATAATACCAGAAATCAAAG ATAAGAATTCCGAGGACGCATTAGGAACGAGACCAAAATTTCAAGTTCTAAGTTCTACAAGACAATCTCAAAGCGTCACTGCAGACGTCGCTAAAATTCCTCTGTTCAACAGTGGCGTCATAAAATCGGGAAAAG GTGGAATGTGCAAAGGGTCGTACAGGGGAAACACTATAGCAGAATCAAAATCCTATGACAGATCAAGTTCTGCAAGAGAAGCTCAAAATGTGACAGAAGAATTCGGTGCTAAATTACCCTCGTTCAACTCTGGCGACATAAAACCAATAACCAAAG ATTCTTATACCGAAGataaaaaaatcgaatataaagaaattgattttattgaCGAAAGTGGAACCGGGAAACGTAGTAGAAGTGCCAG TGGCTTTACACATTCGACAAGCATGAATGGAAAGGAACCACggaaaaagcaaaataaatcaa TACAGGCTGCTCTGCTCATAACAAATCATGGAAATAATAGTTCAGATTCTGGGATACAAACTGGAACATTCTCTATTCATGAAGATGGGGATGCTTCTAACAAAG CTAATCCATCTGAAAATGATTGTACACAAGAAAGTGGAAGTGCTGAAACTGTGCCAAAGTCACATGACCGAGATGCCACAAATTCACAGGAAACCAGACCCAAAGTAATTGATGATGATATTCCGTCATCAACTGCACATTCTGATATGAGAGTGGAGTTTAGAAAAG ACTCAAATCGAATTAAAATAGAAGGACTTGGTATTGAACCAGATGAGAATAGAGAATACACAGTGAAATCCACTGATGACGATAAAGTGTATGGAGATGTTGATAATAACGAAGATGATCCAAACGGGACATTCGTTGTTCTTGATAAGTAA